In Paenibacillus stellifer, the DNA window CGCCTGCAATGCGAGCGGGGGCTGCTGGCCAGTCTGGACGGACCGACTTCGCTGCTTGACCGCTTCATCGAAGGTGAGGTTGGGGCGATCATCTGCGGTGAATGGATCTTCAATTATTTGGACCAGAACATGGGCGAACGCTTGGGCGTCGGTGCGCTTCCCTCCATTCTCGGCAAGCCTTCTCTTTCGATGACCTCTGCTATCGGTCTTGTCTTCCCCAACCATACCCTGGAGTCGGAACAGCGGGATCATCTATTATCCTTCGCCGCTTACCTGGTGGGAGAAGAAGGTCAGCGGGAATGGGCTGAGCGGGTGCAGCGGATTCCGGTTCATTCCGGCGTACTGTCGGAGGTGAAAGCCTCCTCCTCGCCTGCCCGGGCCAAGCTGATCGAACAGTTGGCGAATACCCGCAGCATGCCGATCGAGCCCGTCATGCTGACGGTATGGAACGCAATGAAAGCCGGGCTGTCCAGACTTAGAGAAGAAGATCCCAAACGGCTTCTCCATACAATGGGAGAGTTTCTGCATACCCAGTCGGAAGAACGGCTGGTAAATGACAATACCAAATAATCCTAGTTGAAAGAGGGCCGATAAAATGAAAACCAGTATTTTCAGCCAAATCTCAATAGACGGCAAGATTACGATGGGAGCCGGCCAGTCCAGTAAGCCGCTCTTCAGCCTGCTGGAGAACCAGGATATCGAATATATTCACAGCTTTCGCGGCCAGGTACAAGGTATTATGGTAGGAAAAAATACAATTCTGACCGACAATCCTATGCTTACGAACCGGTATGAGAAGAACAACGACCCTCTGCGGATTATTCCAACTTCGCATATGGATATTCCGATGGACAGCCATGTATTTACCGACAATGGCAAAACGCTGGTGGTTACGACCGAGAACGGCAAAGACTCGGAGAAAATCGAGGTTCTGCGCGGACG includes these proteins:
- a CDS encoding RibD family protein, which translates into the protein MKTSIFSQISIDGKITMGAGQSSKPLFSLLENQDIEYIHSFRGQVQGIMVGKNTILTDNPMLTNRYEKNNDPLRIIPTSHMDIPMDSHVFTDNGKTLVVTTENGKDSEKIEVLRGRSNKEVLVCGEDKVDFTELYRQLETNYGVSSLMIEGGGFLNWHVFDQDLVDEIILMQLPIIIGGATNITLADGEGYRDLDLAKKFKVAEVVPTKNYTLLRYLKAV